DNA from Homo sapiens chromosome 1, GRCh38.p14 Primary Assembly:
CTGCAGCTGGTAGGGCTTCTTAGAAGGCCTGTTGCAGAATTTTAGTTCATCTGGTCCAGTTTAGGAGATGAGAGCTGTTGCCACCCCTACTGCCACTGGCAATGCTGGAACCTTTTAAAACATCACAGAGCTACCCTATTAGAGGATCTACCTGACAGAGCATGAGAAGAGGATTTTCCTGATCCATACCTTAATTAACAAATAGCCTGGCTTTATTACAGGCCATCAGTCCTGTATTTCTACAAACATACTGTCTGGTTTTTAGAAAGCAGCACCTTCTCTGATGAGCTCAAAATGATTTCTTCATGTGCCTTTTCTATAGAACAGATATTCATGTATCCCTGAAAGTAAATTGATGTGAGCACTTTAGAAAATTGGAGGTGCCAattacattcaacaaatattattgagcATCTTCTGTATGCCAGGAACTATGTTAGAACTATGCTAGACACAGAGTTGGCCAGGACAGCCACAATTCCTAACCTCAAATgtcaaataaataacagaaaatgcCATAACCGCTATGAAGGGGAAGGACTATGGAACTAACAACACAGAGATCTAACCTTATCTAGGTATCAGCAAAGGCTTTCTGTCTAGGACTCATAAGACCTTACACGCCAGGGATTGGCCTTGTTTTCTACCGCATGGTCTATGACCTCTCAGGGTCAAAATTTTACAGTATGTATTATATGAAGGATAGTTGCTGTTGGTTAAAAATTTCTAGGGCTTTATGGCTCTCAGTAAGACAGTTGCTCCCAGAGTGATATTTGACTGGAATGCCTAGATGGCAGTATTGTTTTCTTTGGACCATGAGCCCTAAAGGAAGAGACTAGGCTTTGTCAATCTGGAAttcactgtgcccagcaaagtAAGCCTGACAAACAGCTCACATTCAATAAGTGTTGAAGTTATCACAGTGAAACAGGGCACACTGTAGGAAGGAATCAAGTCCAACTGTTGGCCCAAGgacattttcaaacaaacaaacaaacaaacaaacaaaaaatgctacCTTCTTCCTAGAGTAAAACACTTAACTCTAATGCCATAGCTCTTAACCACCATGCCACATTATTTGCAGCTGAAAGGAGTGTCCTCTAGaagaatagttaaaaataataaaaacacttacatagtacttactatgtaccaggcactgatTTTTGGAACTTTGCATTTATTAACTCAGTTACTATTACAAATCAGTGAAGTGAAGTgtatcatgcccattttacagttggAGAATGGAaccacagagaagttaagtgaaaTGCCAAGGTCACATAGCCCCAGAGTGGCAAAGACAATAGTTGAGGCCAGGCTTTTGCAATGGAGGCTATGCTCCTAACCACTGCAATTTGTCACCTTTTTTGgcaaacatgaaaatattatactttattgcgtttcatttctgattatattcctcacatcttatttttattttgagtaatTTCTCTCCCTTGAGATTATATGAAGTGACTATGGATGCCTGAATCTCAAACCTTTTTTTGCTAGTGCCTGCGACTCAGGAGCTGACTGACTGAACATCTTTTTGGAATCACACTTTATAGATGAGCTCTGCACCCGTACACAATCATTTCTTATTTCATAATGAGGTTTTTCATTTTCACACAGCAACCTCATAAAAAGACACATGCTTGATGTTAAAAAACATATGCAATTGCTGCAAATAACTTTCTATGTTGGCCTGCgcacaaaaaagagagagagagaaaactctgAGCACAAGCCAAGTGCTGGTGAAGAGCAAAGTGATTCTGCATCGGGTGAGGTGTTTGAGTGAATGCCTTCAAGATCCCTGCCAGCTCTAGGAGTCTATGCCATGGACTGACTGCATCCCCTCAAAGTTCCTGTGTTGAAACCCTAATGCCAACGTGATAACATCAGAAGGCTGGGCCTGTGGGATTTGGTCAcgagggtggagtcctcatgagTGCAATTAGTGCCTGTCTAAGTCTattttgggctgctataatagaatatctgagattgggtcatttataaagaacagatattttatttcttcagttcaCAGGGGTGAGAAGTGCAAGGTCAGTGGCAGGCATCTTgaaagggccttcttgctgcatcattctgtggtggaaggcagaagggcaagaggagGCAAGGGTGAGAGATAAACCCGCTTTTTACAGCAAATCCACTCTCTTGGTAACGAACTCACTCCTGAGATAATGACATTAATGCGTTCAAGAAGGCAGAGCCCTATGACCTCATCGCCTCCTATTAGGTCCCATCTCCCAGGGCTGTTGTTGCATTAGGGATTAagcttccaacacatgaactttgggaaacacattcaaaccataccaATACCTTTGTAAGGAGAGGCCAGCAAGCCAGCTtgctctctttctgccatgtgggGATACAGGGAGAAGTCAGCAGTGTGCATCCTGGAAGAACCCTCCCAGAACTCAACCATGCTGGTGCCCTGATCTTAGACTTTCAGCCTTCGCTTCAGCACTGTGATTCatacatttatattctttataagccacccagtttatggtacttttttATAGCAGCCCACACAGACTAAGACACCTAGGAACAATACCCTCACAAAAAGGGAGAAGAGTACCTTTGGCTATGAGTGCCATGACTCTCAGTTTTTCTCAGGTCTGCAGCTGCTTTATTTTGCTGTGGATAATCTGATGCTGCACTGTTTAAAAACCAGAGTAGCTTTTCATAATTCAcctgaaaattaaatgtaaaatagaacatcctcatttaatttatatgtaaGGAAAGAGGCCTGTTGAGATAAAATGTATTTGGCAAATTTTTaccatcaaacatttaaaaaaacacttaaaaatatagtATCATAATTATTGGTGCTTTTTAGCAAGTATTCTTATTATTTTCCCTTCTGGACAAATGGTAAAATTGTACTTCCTGGTTGTCTTCTGGTTGGGTAAGGCCATGTgactagttctggccaatgagttATAACCAGAACCGAGACCCTGTGAGCTAACATGAGACCCTCCAGGACTCTTTTTCCCCTTCTGCTATCCTGTCCAAAAATATCCTAAAGTGGCTATTTCATCATCCTGGGTCCCAGAGCTAAAATGACAACAGTGTTAAGAAGAACTATGGCTGGCTCTAtggaaataaacatgaaaaaaaataactttttgtggCTTTAAGCCACAAAGATTTTGGGGTTATTACTATAGTACAACCTAACCtctagcctctctctctctccccaccgctgcccccactctctctcttgttccttctCACATAtcttatacatttattatatatgatGTATTCAGCagatatatttagatagattGAGCAGATATATTCAGATAATCTGAAGACAAAAATTTATTAGGCCAAGTGAAAAATCTGAAGACCTTTTTTCTGCATAGGAAAGGACTGAAGGAATGTCATCCATTTCCACTGCTAAGCTGGATGCCATCCTAGGGACTCTGGTGGACAGACAGCTCCAGGGTAGCAGAGTGGTGAGCAGTGGGAGAGGGAAGCTAGATAGGGCCCCTGATAGAAACTAGGTCTCAGGCCAGAAAATTTGGTTGAACTGAATATTCATATGGGTTGCAGTAATAAATCAATATTGTATTGCTAAATACTtctcataaatatataactaATTCTATTAGTTTGCATTTATCACATTACTAAATCCTGAGACTAAACTTGCAAGGTTGGTTTTGGCCTGGTTTTCTGGATGAGATCATTGAGGCATGGGAGGACTTAAGTAGAGTATGCTCCATGTCACAGAACTAAGATGGTGGGATTAAGATTAAAGTCCAggccttcttttttaaggtttgtGCTGTCTATTGCTTTGCTATTGATACATGCTCACTAATGATATTcttattgctattatttcttcctatttcaGGGTATTTTCCTCTGGCTCCCTGAATTTAGTGACACTTGGACTACTCTTTATATTCAGACATAGGTATGAGCTTGGAAAATACAATGCCCAAAGAACTCTGGCCCTGTCATTGGGAAATTTGTGTCTTAGCATGGTGTCTGCCATTAATTCTCTGAGTCTCCTAAACAAGTTATTGGACATCCTCTGGGCCTCATTTCCTTAATCAGTAAATTTCAAAGATACTTCCCACTTCTAACTCTCTAGGAAGTTGTGATGACACAAAGCAGATCTTAGCTCAGTCTCAATTCTTACCTTGGGTCCTGCAGACTAAGCTAGCTCATGAATGGACTTGCGTGGGCCCATTTTCTTGAATCTGTAACTACCCTAACATTGTTAAAAGCTGACAATGCAAGTTGGGGCAGGGAGGACCtttaaagagaaatgaaacagagCGAAGAGACCTAACTCTATTTTCTATTCGAACTAGAAATTTCTACACATGAATATAAATAAGCTTTTTATCTCAGTAGTCAGGGATAAAAGTTATTTGCAAGAAAGTAGCTAACTTCTTAGTCTTTTACCCTTGTGGGTACAAgttaaggaaacaaaaggaaCCCACACTTCCAATAGTACAATTGCCATACCATTTCAGGAGAACCCCTCTTAGAAAATCTCTGACAAAGGATTTTAACTGTTGGTAACTGTAGAGGGACTTCATGCTTCAAAAAGAGGCGGCTCAGCTGAGATTGGAGAAGAAATCCTGAAGAGATTGGGTCCAGGATCTTCAGCTCTTTCTGAAGCTTTTCTAATAAGTTGGAACTCAAAGGACGTGACTTGAGTTCTCTTCTGACCAGGGCAAGAAGAAAAGCGTCTTCATTTGTTGTCCCACTTGGGCTCTGGCCAATATCCTAAcacaacaatgaaaaacaaagagcAAGACTCTTCAATCAGCCGGCTAAAGACCAAAGCAAGGAAGCAGAGGCACACTGGGGCTGGTATCTGAGTGTCCACTCGCAGTCCTGGCCTGGAGCAGGACAAGTCTGTGGCACTGAAGGTGAGCATTCAATCTGGTGTATTCATTATTTACAATGCATCAGCTCTCTTCCTTCAGGAGAAGAAAGCAAATCCTAGAGTACATGGTCTGGTAGAAGATGCTTTAACATACATCATTTGCCTTTTACAAAATAACTGCTTTGATGGTATAAGAATTTAGAATAACACATTTTGGAGACCCATTGCAGCTGGGAGTTTAGCATGGGGGATGCAAATCAAGGATGGTGTCTAGACCCTGACTGAGTTAACTGGGAGCATAATGGCCCTTCCTGAGCTCAGCAATCCTAGAAAAGGAGGAAGGTGCGAGGAGCATGAGGAGTTCGGTTGAAATTTTTAAGGTTTGTCTGTGAACTCCTCAGGACACTTTCTGGAAAGCTGACTGGATAAACGAAGTCTGGTGTCCATTTGTCTATTCTCAgactgtctttaattttttttttttttttttgtagagatggggtctcactatgttgtccaggctggtctcaaacttctggcttcaagtgatcctcccagcttggcttctcaaagtgctggcattacaggtgtaagccactatgaCCAGCCCTCAGACCAACTTATCTTCTGCTCCACATCAAGAAATTGAGTCAACAACACTCCTTCATCTACAATAGACACAACTCAACAACTCTTAGTATACACACCTCAGGTTGGTCAGAGCTGCCTCTCACCATCTGTTCCAAGGACCAGTCTCTAAGCTTTCTCCTGGGAATGCCATGCACATAGGATAAGGACTGGTCTCCGGTTGGTACAGAGCTGCAGTGGACATTTGCTTGACTGGGAATCTTAACAGAACAAGGACAAAGGGAAGCAAGGAGCAGAAGAGGAggtagggaagagaaagaggaaagaatggagaaaatgagTAAACCAACCAATTTATTTAAGCACATTCCCAGTTCTAAATGAACTTTAGCCCATGTATCATTGAGTCATTGAATCGTCGTGAAGAAATGTTGCCTTCATACCAATTTCAGCATTATACGCTTGACACATGTTAGATAAATATATTCACACTTAGGTATGTCTCATTTGGGCAAGAAAGTGTGACAGGCAAAAAATAATAGGTAGAGCATAAGGTGTTTATAGGCAAATGTGGGGTTCTTATTAGAGATAAGGGTATCATTAGGCTGTTTTAATTAGCAGGTTCAGGAAGGGCAGCAAAGGTAATTGTTAACTTTGACAAGAGATTAAAAAGCTCAGAATATTATACTCTAGGAGTAATGTCACTAAAAGTTACAATAGCATAAATGATAGAATTAGGATCAATAATAAAACCCTGTTCTCTCTTGCCATGGAGCATGGTAtattaattgtgtttttaaattattcatattttatggtattttgaCATCTTAAGAAGGTAGGCCTTGCTGGCTGGGGGGACTGCCCCTCCCAGGACTAGCTAATTCCTAGAGATGGCAAACAACTGGCCTGCTAATACATCTTTCATATGCAAACCAGTCCTGAGTTCAAACCCCCAGATACCTCCTTTATTTAACTCTCACACAGCAAGCCTTTTTTTCTCCTGCCTTAAATAAATCCAAGACTAGGCTCCAGACAACTAGGGATAGTCACTATGCCCCAAAGCCTGGGGGAATTATTCCAACTAGCTAGTCCTAAGCTGTTTGTtctgccctgccttgcctttcCCACCTAAACCCCAGAGAAAGGCTGTGGCTTGCGCTTTTCTCTCCTtgctcctccttcttccttcttgagGTCCTCAAGTAGCCCGATGTGGTGTGGAATCCCTGCTTCTCTTGGGAAATGAAAGCAATTAACTCTTTTTTCAAAGGCAATTGTCTCCAAGTATGGTATCTTACCATatctgattaaaacaaaaacttggcACAAATCAAGACAcatggttattttatttattttatttatttatttatttttgagacggagtcttgttttttttacccgggctggagtgcagtggcaagatctcggctcactgcaacctctgcctcccgggttcaagtgattctcctgcctcagcctctggacaCATCGTTATTTTTAATACCAGGTAATAGAAGGGCGACATGATCAGAAGGATTCTCTATAAACTACTAAATTGACAGTCATGTTGAATAACCTATCAGTATGAATAGCAACCTACAGATGTTTTATAGTCATGAACATTTTAAGGAAAAACCAAGACGCTCTCTAGAGTGAGCAGAGTGGGCAAGAATGACAGAGAGTTCTGAATAGGCATAAAAATCACAAGAgttatttatttggctcatacTCTGTACAAGGCACCACATGGGTGTCCTGCTCATGTCATTATTTAAATCCTTACACAACAATACAAGGTAGGTAGTACTAGCAACCTTTTACAtttggaaagccaaggcttgcagaagttaaataactttattccttcatttaaaaaacatttatggtTGTCTAGTTTGGGCCAGGCACTGTCATAAGCCCTACAGTGATAAAAACAGACTCAGCCCCTGCTCTCACAGAGTTTGCTGATGGTGGGAGGCATAGCAAGTAACCATGACAATAGAAAAGGGATTCTAAGGGCCACTCTCAGAATTGTCCATGGTCCACCTGATCTGGACTTGGTGGTCCGGGTCTGAAGGGAATGGCATCTAAATCTAGGCTTGCAACATAAGTCAGATTTGGATTTGGATAGGCTAACaagtggagagggaggaggagaggacaaGAGGATTACAGGAAGAGTGAACTGGATATAGAAAACCTCAAaggtgcatgcatgcatgtaagAGACAGATGATGCTTTCAGAGCATAGTTTAacttttggaaaaggcaaaagataagcctggagagagagaggcaggagaaaggcaatGAATTACCTTTAGCCTTGTTAGCATCTACGCTTTATTCTGAGGGCAGTGGGAGCCATAAAAATGTTATTAGTAGAGCAATGACTAGAGCAGACTTGTCCAAAACACTCCCTAGTAAATTGTGCAGATATTTGAATCCTGCTTTTCCCAATTACACTAGGATGAGGGAGATTCACTGTTCAGTCCACAGagcaatttcactcttttttttttgagaccgagtctcactctgttgccaggctggagtacagtggcgcgatctcggctcactgcaacttccgccttctgggttcaagagattttcctgcttctgcctccagagtagccggaactacaggcggatgccaccatgcccagctaaatttttttttgtatttttagtagagatgggatttcaccacgttggccaggatggtctcgatctcttgacctctgatcctcccgccttggcctcccaaagtgctgggattataggcctggccaatttcactctttaaaatatttggctAGGTATTTCAGACATATTGTTCACAGGACAATATGTTTCTTTGCAAATTATttgcaatataaaatatttccattttcagccacacacaatttttttttttgcctctgagAATTTATGTGTTTCTATGATAgtgttttaaagaaatgttatCAATACTTTATCATTCCATGAGTCAAGGTATCTTTcagttgcttttgttttcatttaaacatGAAAATGTATTAAGTGCCTTTATCCTTGACACTACAGATACAAATGAACAAGGCAGGTGTGACTCCTGTCCTCATAGTTCTTTGGGCCTAGACATCACAGGCtgagtctttttgtttgtttgttttctgtttgtttgtttgagacggagtctcgctctgttgtccaggctggagtgcagtggcgtgatctcggctcactgcaagctctgcctcccagattcacaccattctcttgcctcagcctcccgagtagctgggactacaggcgcccgccaccatgcccggctaatttttttgtatttttagtagagacggggtttcaccgtgttagccaggatggtctcgaactcctgacctcgtgatctgcccgcctcggcctcccaaagcgctgggattacaggcgtgagccaccacgcccagccacagaCTAAGTTTTCTGGCTTCAACTATGGAAAGAGGAAAATACACTGTACTCCCTGGAATGCTGTGAAGAATGAgtgttatgtattttaaatattttatacattctaaaaccttatgatatatttatttgttgtattttgtgTATCTCCCTCCAATAATATGATCTCCATGTGGGCCAGGACTCTGTCTTGTGCCTGGCTGACACCCCCCCACATCAAGAAGAGCCCTGAATCTGCTGACAAACTAGAGCAACAGCATGGGAGAATGGGGAGGAGCTCTTGGTGCCTGGGTTCAGGCCAGCTGCAGGCTGGGCttcagatttctcccttgctgatTTAAGTCACCTGGGGCTGTCATTTTTCCAAAGTGAAGAGTGTTCCCCACGtgtcaaaaaagataaaatgagaaattttatcAAGATTCCCCAGGTTTCTGACCTTGGGATTTGTCAGAGCACCTATGAAGTCTCTAATACCATAGGTTTCTCTCATTTAGTTTACTTTGAATAACAAAATACCGCTTGGGGACCAACACCATAGCCTGAAGTGACTTCAATCAATCCTAGTTGTGTGATGTTTGCCTAAAAGAACTGGTACAAATGAAGCACAAAAATCTAACACAGATTTACTGACTCTTCTGGGGGTGTTGGAACTTGCAAGAGTTGGAAATGTAAACAAGTCTTTTAAAGGTTgcttataaataaaactatttttgagTGTGTGTAGAGTCATCCACACTCTCTTTCAAGACAAGTGAACACAACAAATCATCTTAACATTATGCAATGGATAGCTGTGGTTTGGGAGAAAATTTCCAGAGATAGCATTAAATGCAGATGTGAAAAGTTCTGTTTCTTAAACAATTTAGACCAAGGTACTGGGGTGTTCTAGAAAGCTGTTAAATGGCTCAAAAATGGGCAGTAGTGATAATGAGGACAGCCATGAGAAACATTAAGTAAAAagttgtatactttttttttaagaaatgtagacttagaaaaaaatgtatttccaaattaatattatatgtaatatgtgattttaaatgtgctttaaacaaattaatacaaTACATATTGATATTAATCATTTGACTATTTTACTCATATTTGCAACAATGTAtactttgtttacattttaaaacttttaattttggaaaCTTCAAAAACAGGCACATGTGGAGATAATAGCATGATGAAACTCCCTGTGCTCATCACCAGGCTTCAGTGATCAACTgacaatcttattttatttatcccCACATTACCCTCCACCAGAGATGAAGTGAGCCCAGACAGTGTGTTATTTCATCCACATTATTTCAGCATATGTCTgtaaagcagtggttcttaaagtgtAGTCTTTGGGCCagaagcctcagcttcctctggGAGTCTGTGAGAAATGAGAATTATTGAGACCCACGCCAGACCCACTAAATAGAAATTTGTGggatggggcccaggaatctgtgtttGAATAAGTCCTCCAGTAATTCTGACGCacgctgaagtttgagaaccactgccccaAGAATGAGGACTCTTTTTAAATACACAATAACATTATAACACTTAAAAATTCCTTATTATTAACAGTAATTCCTCGATATCTTCAAATGTCTCATCAGTGTTTAAAATCCCCCTGTTGTCTGGTAAATCTTATTTTCATAGTTTGTATATTCAAAATATGAACCATATATTGCAATAGGTTAATATCTCTTACACCTTttaaaattccttccttccttccttcctgcttttctctcttttttcctcctttcctcttttccttacatcttttaaaattccttccttccttctttccttcctctccttgcttctttccttccttccttccttctttccttctccttccccttctcctcctcctcctccccctccccttccttccttccttcccttcctttctttctttctctttctctccttctttctttctctctctctctccctccctcccctaccctccctccctctctccctccttccttcctttcttcctttcctttcattctttctctttttctttctttctttctctctccctcccttcctcccctccctcccttcctccttccttccttcttcttcttttttttttttttttaattttttctgttacccaggctagcgTGCAGAGTAGCACAGCCATTATTCACCACAGCCTGGcctgaactcctagactcaagcaatcccctgtctcagcctcccaagtagttaggactagaggtgcacaccaccacacccagctaactttttgttttttgtagagataggttcttgCTAGGTTACCCAgagtggccttgaactcctgacctaaagcaatcctcctaccttgaccccctcaaagtgttgggactacaggcatgagccactgcatccaggcttacatatttttaaaatgtctagtCTTCCCACTCTGCCcctttcatcattattttttcttgcaaTTGTTGAAGAAGCTGTGTTGTCTGAACTGTAGAGTTTTACACAGTCTGCATTTTCTGGCACCCctatgctgtttttaaaaagtatcatttatttcttgtaaaaTAGTAGTTAAATCTAAAGTCTTATTCATGTTCAAGATCAATTTTATTTGAGAAGACACTTTTGTAGGTGGTATATTTTCCTATGGAAGCAAATGCTATCTAATTGCCTTTTTTTGGATCATAATTACAGGCAGTCATATGCATTGCTTAATTCCTTTCGTTTTCATTAGGGCTTTGCAAAATGGTGAAATTCTTATCCCACCATTCTTCATTTATTAACAGAAATAGTTCTTTAAAGGGAAACGTCCCTTCATCAACTATTACTTCAGATACAGTTTGCATAGAAAATGGCCAAATGAATAAATGCTTGGttgttttatttactgttttttttcaaataaatagttTGTTCCCTAGCATTCTTCAGAGATAACcaatgagtttttgttttttaaaataatcattatgaatatatacatttaaacatatttaatgtgTTTCAATCTattgcaattattatttttattgatgccCAAATTATGTCGCTTTCAACTGTGGGAAACTCTTTAAGTTAGATCCTGAGTCTTTTTTGACCAGTCTTAGGAAGGCTTTGTATCTTCATTGCTTTCGTTATAAGTGGATATTCCAGGCTCAAAGGTGGAATCAGCTCTTGGAATTTTCCTGAACATAATGCAGATGCAAGGCTACTCATTGCTTCGGGCCTAGtcattgtttctaaatttttccaATGGACAGAActgggaaatacatttttaaaaagagttcatactgatttttcatttcaaatgtaGGACCATAGgggttttatgtaattttattaatactctacctatattttatttcttctataccCCAAATAgcaagtccaaaaaaaaaaaagagaaaaccatcaGGATAGTGACTCACTTGCTTTAtcacataaaatatacacacagagaATAACAGTATCAACATAATggtcattaaaaacatttaaatatttttttcaagaaatattttctttacagtAAATATTCCACTAGGGATATGCAATGAAGTCactgtgttttaaaatcatttacaaTTGTTTCATTCTGTTTAATTTTACTGCCAATTAATATATAGTTAGGTTCATGTGGTCACTCATTTTCAAGGTGGCCCCAGTGATCCCTGCTTCCTGGTTTCATGGCCTTATGTAGTCTCCTTCATCCCCTCAACATTTAATTAAGATTGGTCTATGTGACCAGTGGAATACTGTGGAAGTGATGGTAcgtcacttctgagattaggttataaaagatATTGCAGCTTCCAATTTGATTGTGTACAATCAATCTCTCTCGGATCACTCATTTTGTGAGAAGCCAGCCATGTCATGCACACCCCTAGAGAGAAGCCCAAATGAGGAAAACTGAGACCTGTGGACACAGCCAGGAGGCCTCTGTCAATAGCcacatgagtgagcttggaagtagaTCCTCTAGTTCTGATCAAGCTTTCAGATAACTGCATCTCTGGGTGAAATCTGGGGTGAAATTTTGCAAGACTTTGAACCAAAATCTCTCATCTAAGCCACTCCTAGATTCCTTTCCCTGAGAAACAGTAGCAggtaatacatgtttattgatttgagtgACTAAGTTTTAGGGCAATTTGTTGTATACCAAAAGATAAGAAAaccagatttattttattttgtttttgatttttacaaattgattttcttaacatataattttactttataattctGTAGTGTAAAACATTTGCGTGGTTGCAAAGCCAAACCTACAAAACAAGACATTCAGAGAAGtatggtttctattttttatccattcatcatgtTCCATCTATCCCCAAGACATAACCACTTTTTAATAATGTTCTTAAttaattccttcattttaaaaaacataaggGATATGTacataatagatatatatatagatagatacctGGTAGaataatctatatatatttttctacctCACTTTTATTCAATTAATAATGTATCTTGTTATATTACTccacataataatatataataatactcatatatacacaaattctacatttctttttacaatttCATAGTACTCCATGTATGGATGTACCTTAGTTTATTCAAAC
Protein-coding regions in this window:
- the C1orf87 gene encoding uncharacterized protein C1orf87 isoform X2, translated to MSSAWKTPRGSDAMPEIMVKIIGSKHFQYLVEKPKIKENDSLKTETQTMHQKPMTDNARQMSRDTPVPINFTDQQTTDNPDDVKEKKHPENNQKSENNQKLLTGANSSRFLDGNIPSQANVHCSSVPTGDQSLSYVHGIPRRKLRDWSLEQMVRGSSDQPEDIGQSPSGTTNEDAFLLALVRRELKSRPLSSNLLEKLQKELKILDPISSGFLLQSQLSRLFLKHEVPLQLPTVKILCQRFSKRGSPEMVNYEKLLWFLNSAASDYPQQNKAAADLRKTESHGTHSQRMMQQEGPFKMPATDLALLTPVN